A window of the Deltaproteobacteria bacterium genome harbors these coding sequences:
- a CDS encoding N-acetylmuramoyl-L-alanine amidase, producing MRIAARSLHREGPEHSPPPATESHDDAGNEGDAEVDAQASKAVEQIVEDAKARATVRSGDESGEEEEETEDGPPEPEAPADPPMRSTPLVRAVKSAVAALTEPEDAPARAAKAREMRSVALGSGTSLAAQLGLKVRRVVVDAGHGGRDTGAIGARGVREKDLALAIAKKVAARLKALGFQVVMTRTRDVFVSLDDRTRIANEARADLFVSIHCNAARRRRLEGVETWTLNVASNRYAARLAAFENAEADRTVSDLRLILADLATKANASDARDLAQSVQSSLVRTLRSRVGPVRDHGVKQALFYVLLGTRMPSILVETGFISNPAEEVRLKSGRFQDGTAEAIARGVKDFVDSRRRLARAP from the coding sequence ATGCGGATTGCCGCACGGTCCCTGCACCGCGAGGGTCCGGAGCACTCTCCGCCTCCAGCGACGGAGTCGCACGACGATGCGGGCAACGAAGGCGACGCGGAGGTGGATGCCCAGGCCTCGAAGGCCGTCGAACAGATTGTCGAGGACGCCAAGGCTCGCGCGACCGTCCGCTCCGGCGATGAGAGCGGCGAGGAAGAAGAGGAAACGGAAGACGGGCCACCGGAGCCGGAGGCGCCGGCCGACCCACCGATGCGCTCGACCCCCCTCGTCCGCGCGGTGAAGAGCGCGGTTGCCGCGCTGACCGAGCCCGAAGATGCTCCGGCCCGTGCGGCGAAGGCCCGGGAGATGCGCTCGGTTGCGCTCGGGTCGGGAACGTCCCTGGCGGCACAGCTCGGCCTCAAGGTCCGACGCGTGGTCGTCGACGCAGGCCATGGCGGCCGCGACACCGGGGCCATCGGGGCGCGGGGCGTCCGCGAGAAGGACCTCGCGCTGGCGATTGCGAAGAAGGTCGCGGCGCGGCTCAAGGCGCTCGGTTTCCAGGTGGTGATGACGCGCACCAGGGACGTCTTCGTCTCTCTCGACGATCGGACGCGCATCGCCAACGAGGCTCGCGCCGACCTCTTCGTGTCCATCCACTGCAACGCCGCCCGGCGGCGCAGGCTGGAGGGAGTGGAGACCTGGACGTTGAACGTGGCCAGCAACCGCTACGCGGCGCGGCTCGCGGCATTCGAGAACGCCGAGGCGGATCGCACGGTGAGCGATCTCCGTCTGATCCTCGCGGACCTGGCGACCAAGGCAAACGCGAGCGATGCGCGCGACCTGGCGCAGTCGGTGCAGTCGTCGCTGGTGCGGACGCTGCGCAGCCGCGTCGGCCCGGTGCGCGACCACGGCGTGAAGCAGGCGCTGTTCTACGTGCTCCTCGGAACGCGGATGCCGTCCATCCTCGTGGAGACCGGATTCATTTCCAATCCGGCGGAGGAGGTCCGGCTGAAGAGCGGGCGGTTCCAGGACGGCACGGCAGAGGCCATCGCCCGCGGGGTCAAGGACTTCGTCGACTCACGCCGCCGCCTCGCCCGCGCCCCGTAG
- a CDS encoding general stress protein B, with amino-acid sequence MAEEKKGGMTVAEAGRKGGVKVAQERGRAFYEQIGRKGGETVKAERGHEFYEQIGKKGGESVRAARGPEFYSQIGHKGGQKVRELIEQGKRMAREAAAKKEGGLDEMGNLKGGRRDEE; translated from the coding sequence ATGGCGGAGGAGAAGAAGGGCGGAATGACCGTGGCCGAGGCCGGACGCAAAGGCGGCGTAAAAGTCGCCCAGGAGCGCGGCCGTGCGTTCTACGAACAGATCGGCCGCAAGGGCGGCGAGACGGTGAAGGCGGAGCGCGGGCACGAGTTCTACGAGCAGATCGGCAAGAAGGGCGGCGAGTCCGTCCGTGCCGCGCGCGGTCCGGAGTTCTACTCCCAGATCGGTCACAAGGGCGGGCAGAAGGTCCGCGAGCTGATCGAGCAGGGGAAGAGAATGGCCCGCGAGGCCGCCGCCAAGAAGGAAGGCGGCCTGGACGAGATGGGCAACTTGAAGGGTGGCCGGCGCGACGAAGAATGA
- the glnD gene encoding [protein-PII] uridylyltransferase, whose amino-acid sequence MLRGMANEVAVARAKARMAEGREQILARHRAGAGGQEVVRASSALTDEVISELFRAILAQISRPDSVPLSLVATGGYGRRELAPRSDIDLLALLPGERDPGRARANSVAEQLHRALWDIGLEAGYAARTLEQCVQLAREDHTIRTALLDGRLVAGDAQLFKGLERATVTELEQRRVEEFIGDKLEEFNERRRRYGGSVWLLEPHLKQGKGGLRDLQAALWIARVRHKVAGLGEAGERGLLPHREVTAARAARDLLWRLRNELHYATGRRDDRLTFDNQRRLAQALGYGDDPGGELGVEKLMRDTYIALQEIARASDALINRCAIEDAPRSLLKRVPRPKPIDDAFKVWNGRITVNDKEVFARRPADMVRLYAVAETWALPVYSYARDLLVQELQRIGPQLATDREAHFELWQLLVRDGGDGSALVPLHELGVLGALFPEIARLRARAQHSLYHVYTVDTHTVFALAHMMRLRSGALADAEPELTRVARAQQRPLALMLGLLFHDLGKGMGPDHSARGAELVRGYAQRIGLDPADARDVEWLVLAHLRMSHLSQRRDLEDAALIEAFGREVETAERLAMLYLLTYADMACVSPENWTRWKANLLRTLYEKTHATMLAEGLGAPEHAQSIEARRQRLADRLAPLAGEQASLALEFARELPERYLATALPETAARHLRLWTNARKAGFAGELHRSAVGEADLTLLATDRPGLLALFTAALAANGIDILGAEVNSLAGGIALDTFVVREAGGGAPSPARWEAARNDLLRLLSGADDPHRLVQKRLRRATWASSAAPSVQTKVRVDDVSSDAMTILDVLTQDRPGLLHTIADALHRAGVSIEVARIATEGNRATDAFYLRDLAGRLGKASGKIMDASRREAVVEAVQTAIASLAGGG is encoded by the coding sequence ATGTTGCGGGGCATGGCCAATGAGGTGGCGGTCGCGCGGGCCAAGGCGAGGATGGCGGAAGGTCGCGAGCAGATCCTGGCGCGCCACCGAGCCGGAGCGGGCGGACAGGAGGTGGTCCGCGCCAGCTCCGCGCTCACCGACGAAGTCATCTCGGAGCTGTTCCGCGCCATCCTCGCGCAGATCTCCCGTCCCGACTCCGTACCTCTCTCGCTGGTCGCGACCGGTGGCTACGGCCGACGCGAGCTCGCTCCGCGCTCGGACATCGACCTCCTTGCGCTGCTCCCGGGCGAACGCGATCCCGGCCGCGCGCGGGCGAACTCGGTCGCCGAGCAACTCCACCGCGCCCTCTGGGACATCGGGCTCGAGGCCGGCTACGCGGCGCGCACGCTGGAGCAGTGCGTCCAGCTCGCGCGCGAGGACCACACCATCCGGACCGCGCTGCTCGACGGCCGGTTGGTCGCCGGCGACGCGCAGCTCTTCAAAGGCCTCGAGCGCGCCACCGTCACCGAGCTCGAGCAGCGCCGCGTGGAGGAGTTCATCGGCGACAAGCTGGAGGAGTTCAACGAGCGGCGCCGCCGCTACGGCGGATCGGTCTGGCTGCTCGAACCGCACCTGAAGCAGGGGAAGGGCGGCCTGCGCGATCTCCAGGCCGCTCTCTGGATCGCACGCGTGCGGCACAAGGTCGCCGGACTGGGCGAGGCAGGGGAGCGCGGCCTGTTGCCGCATCGGGAGGTCACCGCCGCGCGCGCCGCCCGCGACCTGCTCTGGCGCCTGCGCAACGAGCTCCATTACGCGACCGGGCGCCGCGACGACCGCCTGACGTTCGACAACCAGCGGCGGCTGGCGCAGGCGCTCGGGTACGGCGACGATCCCGGCGGCGAGCTGGGCGTCGAGAAGCTGATGCGCGACACGTACATCGCGCTGCAGGAGATCGCCCGCGCCTCCGACGCGCTGATCAATCGCTGCGCCATCGAGGATGCACCGCGCAGCCTGCTCAAGCGCGTGCCGCGCCCCAAGCCGATCGATGACGCCTTCAAGGTCTGGAACGGCCGCATCACCGTCAACGACAAGGAAGTCTTTGCCCGCCGTCCCGCGGACATGGTCCGGCTCTACGCGGTCGCCGAGACCTGGGCGCTGCCGGTGTACAGCTACGCGCGCGATCTGCTGGTGCAGGAGCTGCAGCGCATCGGTCCTCAGCTCGCCACCGACCGCGAGGCGCACTTCGAGCTCTGGCAACTTCTCGTTCGCGACGGCGGTGACGGCAGCGCCCTGGTCCCCTTGCACGAGTTGGGGGTCCTGGGCGCGCTCTTCCCCGAGATCGCCAGGCTGCGCGCCCGCGCGCAGCACAGCCTCTACCATGTCTACACCGTCGACACGCACACCGTGTTCGCGCTGGCGCACATGATGCGGCTCCGCTCCGGCGCGCTGGCGGACGCCGAGCCGGAGCTGACCCGCGTCGCGCGCGCGCAGCAGCGTCCGCTGGCGCTCATGCTCGGGCTGCTGTTCCACGATCTCGGCAAGGGGATGGGACCGGATCACTCGGCCCGCGGCGCGGAGCTGGTCCGCGGATACGCGCAGCGGATCGGCCTCGATCCCGCCGATGCCCGCGACGTCGAGTGGCTTGTGCTCGCGCACCTGCGCATGAGCCATCTCTCGCAACGTCGCGACCTCGAGGACGCCGCCCTGATCGAGGCGTTCGGCCGCGAAGTGGAGACGGCGGAACGACTGGCGATGCTCTATCTGCTCACCTACGCGGACATGGCTTGCGTGTCGCCCGAGAACTGGACGCGCTGGAAGGCGAATCTGTTGCGAACGCTCTACGAGAAGACGCACGCCACCATGCTCGCCGAGGGTCTCGGCGCGCCGGAGCACGCCCAGTCGATCGAGGCACGGCGGCAGAGGCTCGCCGACCGGCTCGCACCACTGGCAGGCGAGCAGGCCTCGCTCGCGCTCGAGTTCGCACGGGAGCTGCCGGAGCGGTATCTCGCGACTGCGCTTCCCGAGACGGCCGCGCGCCATCTCCGGCTGTGGACCAACGCGCGCAAGGCCGGATTTGCCGGAGAGCTGCACCGATCGGCGGTCGGCGAAGCCGACCTGACGCTGCTCGCGACCGATCGCCCAGGTCTGCTTGCTCTCTTCACCGCGGCCCTCGCGGCGAACGGCATCGACATCCTCGGAGCCGAGGTGAACTCGCTCGCAGGCGGGATCGCGCTCGACACGTTCGTCGTCCGCGAGGCCGGTGGCGGCGCCCCATCGCCGGCGCGCTGGGAAGCGGCGCGCAACGATCTGCTGCGGCTCCTCTCGGGCGCCGACGATCCGCATCGACTGGTGCAGAAGCGGCTACGGCGCGCGACGTGGGCGAGCTCGGCGGCGCCTTCGGTCCAAACGAAGGTCCGCGTCGACGACGTGAGCAGCGATGCGATGACCATCCTCGACGTGCTCACGCAGGACCGTCCTGGCCTTTTGCACACGATTGCCGATGCTTTACACAGGGCAGGCGTGAGCATCGAAGTCGCTCGAATCGCCACGGAAGGGAACCGCGCTACCGATGCCTTCTACCTGCGTGACCTCGCCGGCCGGCTTGGAAAGGCCAGCGGCAAAATTATGGACGCATCGCGGCGGGAGGCCGTCGTAGAAGCCGTCCAGACGGCGATCGCTTCCCTCGCGGGAGGGGGCTGA
- the mutS gene encoding DNA mismatch repair protein MutS: MLRQYHEAKAQARDALLFFRLGDFYELFYDDARLAAQLLGITLTSRAKGEDRVPMAGVPHHAARGYIARLVAAGHKVAICDQMEVPGPGKQLVRREIVRLVTPGTLVDEEALDAREPLWLAAVAVAEESAAVALLEASTGELRALPVGSAQEALDELARVRPREVLVGDERLSEAVRRASGAVRVEARAFRDAQGAEQLLKRHLGVATLDGFGLRDALCIEAAAEALAYLQETQRSAAKHVVRVAVEQPARHLWIDPTAAQNLELFHGPDGRRGGTLLSVVDRTLTAAGGRLVARWLASPLLDLAEIRARQDAVEELSQAAVLREEIAERLRRVLDVERLLGRLAMGQGTPRDLAGLRGSLREMPPLAARLEGCAAPLLRELGAPLRAPAALAELLQRALIDEVPAGREPGFVRPGFRPDLDDLTDLAQGGRAAIAAMEAAEKQRTGIQSLKVRYNRIFGFYIEVTKPNLHLVPQDYQRKSSTVGAERFVTPALTDHEARVLSAEERRNALEQQIFEELRQSVLGQSAGLRACAAAAAQVDALLSFARVAADSGWVRPVVDEGDSIAIEGGRHPVVERALAQSGDGPFVPNDVQLDTERRLIVLTGPNMAGKSTAMRQVALIAVLAQTGSFVPASRARIGIVDRLFTRVGAADDLARGQSTFMVEMAECARILNQATPRSLLILDEVGRGTSTFDGLALAWAIAEHLHDQVGARTLFATHYHELCDLARERPRTVNLTMAVTEVDGRVVFLRKILAGAASRSYGIQVAKLAGLPDSVLRRAREILANLEAQELDEAGRPALAAGRGKRRKQLGLFEAAPAEPAPPPPVPALEGALRALDLSRTTPMDALVWLHEQQKKLR, translated from the coding sequence ATGCTCCGCCAGTACCACGAGGCCAAGGCGCAGGCGCGCGATGCGCTCCTCTTCTTCCGCCTCGGCGATTTCTACGAGCTCTTCTACGACGACGCGCGCCTCGCGGCGCAATTGCTCGGTATCACTTTGACGTCCCGCGCCAAGGGAGAAGACCGGGTTCCCATGGCGGGAGTCCCGCATCACGCGGCGCGCGGGTACATCGCCCGCCTCGTCGCCGCCGGGCACAAGGTGGCCATCTGCGATCAGATGGAGGTTCCCGGTCCCGGAAAGCAGCTGGTGCGGCGCGAGATCGTGCGGCTGGTCACGCCCGGCACCCTCGTCGACGAGGAGGCGCTCGACGCCCGCGAGCCGCTCTGGCTCGCTGCGGTCGCCGTCGCCGAGGAGAGCGCCGCGGTCGCGCTGCTGGAGGCCTCGACCGGCGAGCTGCGGGCGCTGCCGGTCGGAAGCGCGCAAGAGGCCCTCGACGAGCTGGCGCGCGTCCGTCCGCGCGAGGTGCTGGTCGGGGACGAGCGGCTCTCCGAGGCGGTGCGCCGCGCCAGTGGCGCCGTGCGGGTCGAGGCGCGCGCGTTCCGCGATGCGCAAGGCGCGGAGCAGTTGCTGAAGCGACACCTCGGCGTCGCCACCCTGGATGGCTTCGGCCTGAGGGATGCGCTCTGCATCGAGGCGGCGGCGGAGGCGTTGGCGTATCTGCAGGAGACGCAGCGCTCCGCGGCAAAGCACGTGGTCCGCGTCGCGGTCGAGCAGCCCGCGCGCCACCTCTGGATCGACCCGACCGCAGCGCAAAATCTGGAATTGTTCCATGGGCCCGACGGGCGCCGCGGCGGGACGCTGCTGTCGGTCGTCGATCGGACGCTGACGGCGGCGGGAGGAAGGCTGGTGGCGCGCTGGCTGGCGTCGCCGCTGCTCGATCTGGCGGAGATCCGTGCGCGCCAGGACGCCGTCGAGGAGCTGTCGCAGGCCGCCGTTCTGCGTGAGGAGATCGCGGAGCGGCTGCGCCGGGTGCTGGACGTGGAGCGCCTTCTCGGCCGTCTCGCCATGGGCCAGGGAACGCCGCGGGATCTCGCCGGCCTGCGCGGCTCCTTGCGCGAGATGCCCCCGCTCGCGGCCCGGCTCGAAGGGTGCGCCGCACCGCTGTTGCGCGAGCTCGGGGCCCCGTTGCGGGCGCCGGCCGCGCTGGCGGAGCTGCTCCAGCGCGCGCTGATCGACGAGGTGCCCGCGGGTCGCGAGCCCGGTTTCGTGCGTCCCGGCTTTCGGCCGGACCTCGACGATCTGACGGATCTGGCGCAAGGGGGTCGCGCCGCCATCGCGGCGATGGAGGCGGCGGAGAAGCAGCGCACGGGAATCCAGAGTCTCAAGGTCCGCTACAACCGGATCTTCGGGTTCTACATCGAGGTGACGAAGCCGAACTTGCACCTCGTCCCGCAAGACTACCAGCGGAAGTCGAGCACCGTGGGGGCCGAGCGATTCGTCACGCCCGCTCTCACCGATCACGAGGCGCGGGTGCTCTCCGCCGAGGAGCGCCGCAACGCGCTCGAGCAGCAGATCTTCGAGGAGCTGCGACAGTCGGTCCTCGGCCAGAGCGCCGGGCTGCGCGCGTGCGCCGCTGCCGCAGCGCAGGTGGATGCGCTGCTCTCTTTCGCGCGCGTCGCGGCCGACTCCGGCTGGGTGCGGCCGGTAGTGGACGAGGGTGACTCGATCGCGATCGAGGGCGGGCGGCATCCGGTGGTCGAGCGCGCGCTCGCGCAATCCGGCGACGGCCCGTTCGTACCCAACGACGTCCAGCTCGATACCGAGCGCCGGCTGATCGTGCTGACCGGGCCGAACATGGCGGGCAAGAGCACCGCCATGCGGCAGGTGGCGCTCATCGCCGTGCTCGCGCAGACAGGCTCGTTCGTCCCGGCGTCGCGGGCGCGGATCGGGATCGTCGATCGGCTCTTTACCCGCGTCGGAGCGGCCGACGATCTCGCGCGCGGGCAGAGCACGTTCATGGTCGAGATGGCGGAATGCGCCCGCATCCTCAACCAGGCCACGCCGCGCTCGCTGCTCATCCTCGACGAGGTGGGCCGCGGGACCAGCACCTTCGACGGGCTGGCGCTGGCGTGGGCCATCGCGGAGCACCTGCACGACCAGGTCGGTGCGCGGACCCTGTTCGCAACGCACTACCACGAGCTCTGCGACCTCGCCCGGGAGAGGCCGCGGACGGTGAACCTCACCATGGCCGTCACCGAGGTCGACGGGCGCGTCGTGTTCCTGCGAAAGATCCTCGCAGGGGCCGCCTCGCGCAGCTATGGCATCCAGGTGGCGAAGCTGGCCGGACTCCCCGACTCCGTCCTGCGGCGAGCACGGGAGATCCTCGCGAACCTCGAGGCGCAGGAGCTCGACGAGGCGGGGCGGCCCGCGCTCGCGGCGGGACGGGGCAAGCGGCGGAAGCAGCTGGGACTGTTCGAAGCGGCGCCAGCCGAGCCGGCTCCGCCGCCGCCGGTGCCTGCGCTGGAAGGAGCGTTGCGCGCGCTCGATCTGTCGCGAACGACGCCGATGGACGCGCTCGTCTGGCTCCACGAACAGCAGAAGAAGCTGCGCTGA
- a CDS encoding threonylcarbamoyl-AMP synthase, giving the protein MDRVAKRAPIQPVDPRHPQPRHIQRAKTVLQDGGIVSYPTDTYYALGCDAFQKKAMERLALLKRRDGKKPFAFLCADLGDVAKYAIVSNESFRLMRRLLPGPYTIVLDATRLVPRTALTRQRQVGVRVPDAPVATALVRALGHPLATTSAALPDQEPLTDAADIQEHLGHGIDLILDGGVTLNEPSTVLDLTGPAPVVLREGKGRLEGVVA; this is encoded by the coding sequence ATGGACCGCGTGGCGAAGCGCGCTCCCATCCAGCCCGTCGACCCGCGGCATCCGCAGCCGCGTCACATCCAGCGCGCCAAAACCGTGCTGCAGGACGGCGGGATCGTCTCCTACCCCACCGATACCTACTACGCGCTCGGCTGCGATGCGTTCCAGAAAAAGGCGATGGAGCGCCTCGCCCTCTTGAAGCGCCGCGACGGGAAGAAGCCGTTCGCGTTTCTCTGCGCGGACCTCGGGGACGTTGCGAAGTACGCGATCGTCTCCAACGAGAGTTTCCGCCTGATGCGGCGGCTCTTGCCCGGTCCGTACACCATCGTGCTCGATGCGACCAGGCTCGTGCCGCGCACGGCGCTCACCCGGCAGCGGCAGGTGGGAGTGCGCGTGCCCGATGCTCCGGTGGCCACCGCGCTGGTTCGCGCGCTTGGACATCCGCTGGCGACCACCAGCGCCGCGCTCCCCGATCAGGAGCCGCTGACCGACGCGGCCGACATCCAGGAGCATCTCGGTCACGGAATCGACCTGATCCTCGACGGCGGCGTGACGCTGAACGAGCCCTCTACCGTGCTCGATCTGACCGGTCCGGCCCCGGTCGTGCTGCGCGAAGGCAAAGGCCGGCTCGAAGGAGTGGTGGCGTGA
- the xerD gene encoding site-specific tyrosine recombinase XerD — protein sequence MDEAVDRYLAHLRVERGLLDATLEAYARDLREYVDWLSASGIARLSEVTEPTVLQHLGALQIRGLSRASQARHLAAVRGLHKFANAEGLAPSDPSEGVEATRGSRPLPHFLGIDDVDRLLAQPTSSTATGARDKAMLEVLYASGLRVSELVGLPLGGIDSMIGVVRVRGKGGKERIVPVGARAREALDVYLGGPRQKLLGTRHSSDLFVTPRGGHMTRQGFWKLLGRYARAAGIEQRVYPHTLRHSFATHLLERGADLRAVQAMLGHADIATTQIYTHVDRERLKAVIAKHPRA from the coding sequence CTGGACGAAGCCGTGGATCGGTATCTGGCGCACCTGCGCGTCGAGCGCGGGCTGCTCGACGCGACCCTCGAGGCCTACGCTCGCGACCTGCGCGAATACGTGGACTGGCTCTCGGCGAGCGGGATCGCGCGGCTGTCGGAGGTGACGGAGCCCACCGTCCTCCAGCACCTCGGCGCTCTCCAGATTCGCGGCCTCTCGCGCGCGTCGCAGGCGCGGCACCTGGCCGCGGTGCGGGGCCTGCACAAGTTCGCGAACGCCGAGGGCCTCGCGCCCAGCGATCCCTCGGAGGGAGTGGAAGCCACCCGCGGGTCGCGCCCCCTGCCGCATTTTCTCGGAATCGACGACGTCGACCGGCTGCTCGCGCAGCCCACTTCCTCGACGGCGACCGGCGCACGTGACAAGGCGATGCTGGAAGTGCTCTACGCGAGCGGGCTGCGCGTCTCGGAGCTGGTCGGGCTTCCCCTCGGCGGCATCGACTCCATGATCGGCGTGGTACGGGTGCGCGGCAAGGGCGGCAAGGAACGCATCGTTCCCGTCGGCGCTCGCGCCCGCGAGGCGCTCGACGTCTATCTCGGGGGGCCGCGCCAGAAGCTGCTCGGGACTCGCCACTCCTCCGACCTCTTCGTCACCCCGCGCGGCGGCCACATGACCCGGCAGGGATTCTGGAAGCTGCTCGGCAGATACGCGCGCGCGGCAGGCATCGAGCAGCGCGTCTACCCGCACACGCTGCGCCACAGCTTCGCCACCCATCTGCTCGAGCGCGGCGCCGACCTGCGCGCCGTGCAGGCGATGCTCGGCCACGCGGACATCGCGACGACGCAGATCTACACGCATGTGGACCGCGAGCGCCTCAAGGCGGTCATCGCCAAGCACCCCCGGGCATAA
- the trpS gene encoding tryptophan--tRNA ligase, with product MSEAAQKPPQRQPRRVVSGMRPTGRLHLGHYHGAVKNWIEISRKAECFFFSADWHALTSEYKDTSGIGEAQREMFADWVAAGLDPERCTLFIQSHVKQHAELYLLLAMVAPLGWLERVPTYKEQQEQLKEKDLNTYGFLGYPLLQTADVALYGADAVPVGQDQVSHLELAREIVRKFNFHFGSPQKPVLVEPHPYLTDVPKILGLDGRKMSKSYGNAVELGEDPESARKRVMVAVTDPARKRRHDPGHPEVCPIYWLHRAYSTPERVELVDRECRSAGIGCVDCKKMLLESLLPALEKHRSARAELDQTPGRIEELVQLGTRKATAVAEQTMAAVRDAVKLT from the coding sequence ATGAGCGAAGCCGCCCAGAAGCCCCCACAGCGCCAGCCGCGCCGCGTCGTCTCCGGCATGCGCCCCACCGGGCGCCTCCATCTCGGCCACTACCATGGCGCCGTGAAGAACTGGATCGAGATCAGCCGGAAGGCGGAATGCTTCTTCTTCTCCGCCGATTGGCATGCGCTCACCAGCGAGTACAAGGACACGTCCGGGATCGGCGAGGCGCAGCGCGAGATGTTCGCCGACTGGGTCGCCGCCGGGCTCGATCCCGAGCGCTGCACGCTGTTCATCCAGAGCCACGTCAAGCAGCACGCAGAGCTCTATCTGCTCCTGGCGATGGTCGCGCCGCTCGGGTGGCTCGAGCGCGTGCCTACGTACAAGGAGCAGCAGGAGCAGCTCAAGGAGAAGGACCTCAATACCTACGGGTTCCTCGGATACCCGCTGCTGCAGACCGCGGACGTGGCGCTCTACGGCGCCGACGCGGTGCCGGTGGGACAGGACCAGGTCTCACACCTCGAGCTCGCCCGCGAGATCGTGCGCAAGTTCAACTTCCACTTCGGCTCCCCGCAGAAGCCGGTGCTGGTCGAGCCGCACCCGTATCTCACCGACGTTCCGAAGATCCTCGGGCTCGACGGCCGCAAGATGAGCAAGAGCTACGGCAACGCCGTCGAGCTGGGCGAAGATCCGGAGAGCGCCCGCAAGCGGGTCATGGTGGCGGTCACCGATCCGGCGCGGAAGCGGCGCCACGATCCCGGCCATCCCGAGGTCTGTCCCATCTACTGGCTGCACCGCGCCTACAGCACTCCGGAGCGGGTCGAGCTGGTCGATCGGGAATGCCGCAGCGCGGGCATCGGCTGCGTCGACTGCAAGAAGATGCTGCTGGAAAGCCTCCTTCCCGCGCTGGAGAAGCACCGCTCCGCGCGAGCCGAGCTGGACCAGACGCCGGGCCGCATCGAAGAGCTGGTGCAGCTCGGAACCCGCAAGGCCACCGCGGTGGCGGAACAGACCATGGCCGCGGTGCGCGACGCGGTGAAGCTGACATGA
- a CDS encoding general stress protein B has product MADESTGKKKGSMSVSEAGRKGGQTVRDKYGHSFYEEIGRKGGETVKAERGRAFYEQIGKKGGDTVKAERGAGFYEQIGKKGGEAVKAERGTPFYEEIGKKGGHRVRTLIEEGKKAASESARSSEDKTPAPGGEVVPEPAQE; this is encoded by the coding sequence ATGGCTGATGAGAGCACGGGCAAGAAGAAGGGCTCGATGAGCGTATCGGAGGCGGGCCGCAAGGGAGGCCAGACGGTGCGCGACAAATACGGGCATTCCTTCTATGAGGAGATTGGCCGCAAGGGCGGAGAAACGGTGAAGGCGGAGCGCGGCCGGGCCTTCTACGAGCAGATCGGCAAGAAGGGCGGCGACACGGTCAAGGCCGAGCGGGGGGCCGGCTTCTACGAGCAGATTGGCAAGAAGGGCGGCGAGGCGGTGAAGGCAGAGCGCGGCACGCCCTTCTACGAGGAGATCGGCAAGAAGGGCGGGCATCGCGTCCGGACGCTGATCGAGGAGGGCAAGAAGGCGGCAAGCGAGAGCGCCAGGTCCTCCGAGGACAAGACGCCGGCGCCGGGCGGCGAGGTCGTGCCGGAGCCCGCGCAGGAGTAG
- a CDS encoding segregation/condensation protein A, with protein sequence MMEVQAAQNGAFAVELPVFEGPLDLLLSLIQDHKLDIFDIPISFVTDRYLEYMNAAQALNIDLAAEYLLMAATLAHIKSRMLLPREEAADAPEGELGPDPREELVRRLLEYQKYKDVALRIGALPQLGRDVFVRRAKEDLPLAAGAVAYLRPPDLSVYRLIELMDRVLKERKIEIPHEVFIERLSIGDRISVITDRLRDLDRITFTSLFADLGDRDRHRIVPTFLALLEMARLKLIRVHQPERHAEIYIGRTEALLTSSAEGASLDYRG encoded by the coding sequence ATGATGGAGGTGCAGGCCGCCCAGAACGGCGCTTTCGCCGTCGAGCTGCCCGTCTTCGAAGGGCCGCTGGATCTGCTGCTCTCGCTCATCCAGGACCACAAGCTCGACATCTTCGACATCCCCATCAGCTTCGTCACCGACCGCTACCTCGAGTACATGAACGCGGCGCAGGCGCTGAACATCGATCTGGCGGCCGAGTACCTCCTGATGGCGGCGACGCTCGCGCACATCAAGTCGCGCATGCTGCTGCCGCGCGAGGAGGCGGCGGACGCTCCCGAAGGGGAGCTCGGGCCGGATCCGCGCGAGGAGCTGGTCCGCAGGCTGCTCGAGTATCAGAAGTACAAGGACGTCGCGCTACGGATCGGCGCGCTCCCGCAGCTCGGTCGCGACGTGTTCGTGCGCCGCGCCAAGGAGGACCTGCCCCTCGCCGCGGGCGCAGTCGCGTACCTGAGGCCGCCCGATCTCTCCGTCTACCGCCTGATCGAGCTGATGGACCGGGTGCTCAAAGAGCGGAAGATCGAGATCCCGCACGAAGTGTTCATCGAGCGCCTCTCGATCGGCGATCGGATCTCGGTGATCACCGATCGGCTGCGCGATCTCGATCGCATCACCTTCACCTCGCTGTTCGCCGATCTGGGCGATCGCGACCGCCATCGCATCGTTCCCACCTTCCTCGCCCTGCTGGAGATGGCGAGGCTGAAGCTGATCCGCGTCCACCAGCCCGAACGTCACGCCGAGATCTACATCGGGCGGACGGAGGCGCTCCTCACCTCGTCCGCGGAAGGAGCGTCGCTTGACTACCGAGGGTGA